Below is a genomic region from Haliotis asinina isolate JCU_RB_2024 chromosome 14, JCU_Hal_asi_v2, whole genome shotgun sequence.
tttttaaacattcgGACCTGTAAATTTGACTGTATGACTTCACCAAAATCTGAAACCTTCACAGTTGCAACCGCTgtcttgacactggcaagctcggttgtatcGACAGCCTagttgattggctactgtgagaatgcagagtcAGCAAAGTTAGgttataaataataaattatcGCCCGTAGATGCGtctagggtatagtggagaaGTTTTGTTCTCATAAATACCAGCGATTATTCATGTATTCTGTAAAAtattataaacaaaaatgtacacATGTGTATATTCAAGGTATGTCATTGGTCCAGTGCTGTCCAGTATTAAGATGGTGTCATGGTATTCAGAAAGATCATTAGTGGTACCTACCTTGGTATATGGAAAAGTATCAAGATAGTACCTTTGTGTGAAGATGGTACCATAGTAGTCAGAAAGAACTTGGGATTAAGACTGAACCATTGCATTCAGAAAGATCCTTAGTATCAAAGTGGTACCTTGGTATTCAGAAAAAAACTTAGTATTATAATGGTACCTTAATATTCAGAAAGAAGCTCAGTATTAAGATGGTACCATGCTATTCAGAAAGGTCCTTAGTATGAAAGTGTTACCATGCTATTTGGAAAAGTCCTCAATATTAAGATGGTACCATAGTATTGAAGGTGGACTTTGGTATGATCAAAGACGTATATACGTCTttgcgatgatgatgatgatgatgatgatgatgatgatgatgatgataatgataccATGGTACTTAGTAAGATCTTTTGTATTCAGATGTTACTTAATAATTGTATGGACCAtgtatctttaaaaaaaaatagcacatataaaattcaaaattctGTTGAATTAAATTATTCTTCTAAAAATTCCTGAAAAAGCAGGAATTAATCTCAAATTAGCCCTGAGAATATATCTATATTTGCTTCATTTTGCCTTCTGTAGTGATGGTATTGGTTATGGCTAAAAATTAGTTTATATCTGAATGTATGTTCAGCCAAAAGATGCATCtatgttattttcaataaatACTTGTCTGTATTATTATTTTGGTTCTGcctttttttcatgaaaatccTGGTGCAGCACAAGGTAAAAATTCTAATGTATTTCATTAAAAGAAAAAAGGAAGAATCATTCTGCCACGTAAAGTTAATCTTTAACCAAAAAGTTAAAACAGATCATGCTTCCGAATACTAGTATAAGACTTGGCATTTCATGCTTCACTCTCTCTTGCCAAGaaaaatgtttataaatttgCACAATTCCAAAATgtttgacaaaaatgtatagTGCCAAAGTAAGTTTGAAAGTGTGTTCCTGTTTGCTTGTAGGTAATAAATAATGACGATCTTCTAGTAGATGAATGGACCAATGATATGGCACGAGGAATGATGCCGCTTGAACAGGAAATGGAAGCGTTTGGCGAGAAAATGCCAGACAAAGATGCTGAAAATACAAATGGAACGGAAGAAATGTGACACACTGAACAATAGCCACACTTACTGTGCAGGGTACGATATACGAGTGGTACTTATCGGCATGCAATCTTGGCAAATGATTCTCTTGGCAAGAGTGAAGACAGACATGTTTTGCCAAGAAGTAtaacaatgtaaaacattttcctCTAAGTTGATGTGAGGTTAATTTCTTCAAAATGTATCCAAAAGAATAAAGTTCAAACTGAGCAACTTTCTGAATGAATGTCCTTCTTTGACCTTTGGATAAAACTGGACAGGTTTATCTGTAAACAaattgttactttatcaacactACTTGCCCTGAACAGATTAGAGATGTGATCTTTATGTTTATGTTGAGTGTTGATCATGGATGGTTTAAGTTAACTTTGCAGGCTttttatccagtcaggtgtctgtGCTGTGGAGTTCAGTGAAcaaatcacaactcactttcgcttttaaAATTATCTAGCCAATTAAACTTAATACAAATTATGCAGAGGTTTTCTGAAAGAgatagaaggagttcttgcatgtatTTACTGAGTTAtaagtttgtctgtatgattgtGACTGCTATCTTAGTTGTTTGGAAGCTCGGTTTTGAcagcggcttagctgattggcttctgtgagaatgtggagtcaacaaagggagataatagaATTTTCAGGCCCTATTAtacccgtagatgcatccagggtatagtggagacttaccGGAACATATACCCTAGAGATACGAAGGATGTCAACAACCCATTATCAGATAGCTTCCATAGTGTTGTTGCCCATGGTTTTGCCACTCTGGTGATGAATGTGAACAGCATGGTGTCATGTTGACATGCAGAGTTGTCGTACAAGGCAGTGCCCATCACCTGTGTCAAGTTGTGTCAACATGTGGTATGTGTTTAAAGTGGTGATACTTGTGACCTTCATTGTGTTGTGTTGACAAGTGAAGGTGTTTCCAGGGTGGCGGTGGTATAGCCAGTTGGTTAAAGTGTCCTTTCATCATGCCGAAGAACCAgatttgattcccaacatgggtacaatgtgtcaagtccatgtctggtgtccaccAAAGTGatttgccagaatattgctgaaaggggtgtaaaagtatattcactctctctctcaatcACTGAGTTTCCCTGAACATCTTAAAGTGTTGGTGAGTGTGACCTGCATTGTAACTTGTTAATATTCTTGGAATCCTATTTTCgtatgaaatgtattttgacaTGAGGTGGACAAGAATTGCGCCACCACCACCCCCCTCTGTATTAGCAATATACAGGAGTTATCCCCCTTCCTTGCACCACTAGTTGTTGTAATATTTTTTAGTCAGTATCTGCCGACGTGACAAGAGCAGTTGTCATTTGCTCAATTTAGTGATTTTATCAGGACGGAAAGTGTCCCTGATGTTCGCCCAGTTACTAAAATGCGTTGAGCTCAGCACAATAACTTTCTTTTGAAGGTGGAAGAATCTTCAAATGAAGCCCCAGAGACGGAGGGCGGAAGTGAAGAGATGGAAGTGGAAAATGGAGGTAACCAATCATCTGCCACTGAGAACACACCTGCAGAACCAACTGAGGCATAAACTTGTCCTGGAACTTTCATCCACCATTGCTATTGTCATGTCATATATTTCCATCATAAAATACATCAAGAATCTGCATTattacatttacaattttatacCTGTCTGTGATTACCAATAAGTGTCTATGAAATTGAAATGATTTTTTATGGAGTGTACATTTCTGTGAAAAATAGATGGTAGTAAACTCGGTGAAGAGATGAAGCTACTACATAAAGATAAAATGAGGATTGAAAAAAGATGTTGGCTCCTTGTTAGTTTTTGAGGGTCAGCGTCCAGTGAACGTTAGGGATCAGCATAATTAGGAGCTGAGCAATGAGTCATTGTGCGATGCTCTGCCCAGAGTGAagtcattttgaaagttaagtCTTGTTGAGGATCTGTCAATATTGATTACTGATCAGGAACATGAGGGGTCCATGAGTCTCACCTGTTGCTGGAGGAAGCCTGATATGCAGAATAATGGCTGCAGGAAGTGTTTTAGTAACAGGTTATGTAGATACAGTTTGCGTTTGTGACTTCACTTGATGGTTAGAGCATCtaataaatattttgatgtttgTGCAAACGAAATGTGAAAACAAGGAAGAGATCTACTGGTCCATCCCCCCCAAACAATCTCAGTCCTAAGAGGCCTGTAACTTGTTTTCTCAAAAATTGATTGAGGATAGTCATAGAACTCTTGTGGAATTAGGTCATAATTCACAAAGTGCTATGAGAGGCTTATACTCCTATACTATTAAATCCTGTACAACTACCCTGTTGTGAGGTTATGATCTCTTTGTTAGATCCATGGCCCTTTGTATTGCATGTGCGGCCTATTTGGAATTCCTGTCCATATTGTTAATGTCATAATGTATAACGATCCTTGGTCCTGTGAAGTGAAAGATGGCAAGTTGTGTTGAGGTGTTACAAAAGCAAATTTGGGGACCAAGAATCTTCAAGAGAAACTAATGCAGATCCTGCAACCATTGTTGGTTACCATTCAACCATTCAACCATTCCTCATAAgtatgtctgtattgtgttgtgttttttcaTCTTCCATCGTCCCACATAGAACTGAAGGTAATGTTTTTGTATTATCCTATATGCCTGCTAACTCTGCAGTTCAGTGCTAGAATTACAACCTAACGATTTAATGTTTGTAAAGATACAGTCAGTGTATTGTCTTGATGGTGgagatacatgttttataaataaGGAAAATAACTGATTCTTGCCATGCTGGTCTGCATTTAGGTTCCTCTATCCTGTTCATTTTAATTTGTTCAGCACGCTCACAAGCAATTGTTTTACTGAGAGTATGAAACAGCAGAAATAGTGAATCATTTTAAACGTAAACTTAAAcagcagaaaaatattcagCATGATTATTTCTTCTGAAATTTAGTTACAGTTGACTTATCTTTAGGCTGAACAGTGAATGAAGTGcacagaaaataacaaaaatgacCTGCCAAGCTGATTGTATCTCTCCATTCCATCAGCAAGACTGAAAGCTTCACCACACGATGGATGTAATCTTTATAGtggaatatgtgtgtgtgtgtttgtacaagAACCGTCAATCTGTCCGTAACTTCAGTTTATGATCATCATCATTTAAGGTATTTGTTTAGTTACATCTTGGACGTACATTGACACATAAAGTTGGTATGAAATCcatttgttttgtctgttgtgATCAGTTCTATTCAGCAATGAATCAAGCCTACTGAGGGTCAAATAATTCTTCCCCAAGATGTTACTGAAAGGCACAAgcttattgagtgagtttagttgtacgccacactctgcaatatttcagctacatggcggcgatctgtaaacaatcgtgtatggatcagacagtccattgatcaacagcatgagcattgatctccgCAATGGGGTatcagtgtcaaccaagtcagcgtgcctgaccacacGACCCTCTTAGGACAGGCATGagatactgaagatcagttctaaaccggatcttcagggATGGGTGCTGCTAGATGACTGTCCAGCAAAGGGAAAGGATGGTCATGGCCGTTACTAATAAAGTCATGTCTTCTTTGAATAAACAATGCCCAGATGTTCTCTGTGACAGTTTGCGCCCGTACAGCAATATACACCAACATGTGCTGATTGTTAAGTAAGTCTGCAGCTTTACCATTAATTGCTGTCATGAAGACCCCAATAAAGAGCAACTGCTGCATATTTTAATGGTGTTTAAGGCCATGTtatcaaataaaaacaaaagacaccTATAATTCATGCCCCATTCATTCTTGCATATTAAGGTGCACGTGCACCTTCTTGAATATACACTCTGATAGCTTTGGACCACAAACATTCGAACATATAGGTCCCCAGCCCTCTGGTATTCATGTGCTGTGTCAGTTTGACCCTGTAGTGAACATTGTTAATAAAGAATATCATTGGCTTGTTTGGTCCATTTTCGATCATATACATATGGCCGCCAGGAGCTTCATTATTATGAgcagccttaaacaacaaatatacatacgGGTCATATATGTGGTCTGACTTAAGCAATCAGGTGTCCACAAATGTTTATCTGTCTAAAACTATTGCGAATAAATAACTTCCTAAAATATGTCCAAGGCACACGTGAGGTCCATGCTGCACAACCCATGCCTACACACCTGCAATCAGTTTAGCTGCCTCCTTAAAGTACTCGTTAGCCAGATCCGAAGCTTCTTTCTTATTGGCGTTTAAGGCACGTCGGTTAACTCCACTCTTCAACAACATCTCAATAACTTCAAGATGGTGTACGCCATCAACCCGGGTATACTGCGGGAACCCGGATGTAAGCGGCAACTTGACTGCGTCTAACAATTCCAGGACTTCCTCTTTATACAGCGCCGGAAGtcggatgttgtttttgaggTAGATAATGCCTCTCGAGGCAGCAATGTGCAAAGGGGTGTTTCCGAACTTATCAACAAGTCGAATGTCCTCGGATACTTTGAGAATGCTTTCGACGGCCTTCAGATGGCCACTTCCGGCAGCAAGATGAATGCATGGTATTCCACAAGGCCCGACAATTGAAGAATTAGCACCATTGTACAGAAGCATCATCACAGTTTCAAAATGGCCCATATTTGCAGCTTCCTGAACGGCCGTATTTCCAGCAGCGTTTAGAGCATTTATATCACATTTGGTTTTTAACAACACTTTAACGACATTGTCAGAACCGTTGATGGCAGCTGCATGAAGTGCACTTTGACCTCCTCGGTCCAACATGGTGGGATCAGCGCCATATTCCAACAGAACATTCAAAGCGTCCACATTACCGGTCTGGGCAGCCAAAGTCAAGGGGATTTTATCAGCAAGCGGTGAATTAACATCACAACCCTCACATAGAAGTCTCTTCAGCCTATCTATGTCATCATCCAGCACACAGATGTGAATATCACAGGACTTACGAGGATGGTGACGCCTGTAATCACAATCCAACGCCACATATTTTTTTACCTGCCAGCCAACAGGTAATGTATCAATCTTTTTAAGAAGATGCTGACCAAGACACGTCCTAATTCGGCGCCTGCAGTGGCCTTGTAAGGAGCAAGGCTGATTAACATTAAAATCTTGAAGCTGATCAAAGTCAGCCTGAAGAACTGGCGGATTCTCCAACATCGTCTCGATCACTTCGAATACGTTCCTGCCGCTTAGATCCGTGGCAGGGATCAGGGCGTGCAACAACCTGGATCTCTGTTTCTTCACAAGTTCATTACCAGGTCGAGTTTTCATGACCAGTGTGAGCGGAAGTATGACCTTTCCACTTTGTGAGTCCTTGAACTTGCAGTTGGCGTCTGCGCCATACAGGAGCAGGAATAGAGCCATCTCGTACTGTGGTCTGTTTGGTTGGATGGCGAGATGAAGCGGTGTCAGCCCGTCCTTGTCCTTTGCTTCAAGGTCACAGCCGTGGTCTGCCAGCACGCATGCACCAAAGAGTTCGTTCCGGTCGACGGCGACATGCAGTGCCGTCATCATGTGTTTGTTCACCATGTTGACGTCACAATCATGTGATaacatcatcttcatcaacccaatcatgtccgtCATCTTTCGTCTTCTCACTTCTAGTTGGTATTTTGACGGAATTGCCGCCATTAAGGGTGTGAACTGAGGGCAACTGTTGCTTTCGTAAGTTTGCAGATTCTTGTCAGCTCCATTTTCAAGAAGTACTTTTGAAACTTTGACGCTGACGTTCGCGCAAGCGCGAAATAAAGGCGTCTCTCCGCTGGAGTCTTGCTGGTTGATATCGGCACCCCTGTCGATCAGAAGCTGTGCCACCTGGTGTCGATCATACCATCCTGTGGCACCAAGGGGGGTAACTCCCCTAATATCAGCACTATTTATGTCCGCTCCTTTGTTAAGCAAGGCTACAGCGATTTCATACTTCCCATCTTTTGCAGCACAGAAAAGTGGCGTTCGTTGAAACTTATTGCCAGCGTTAGGGTTGAAGGCCCGAGAGCCCATGATA
It encodes:
- the LOC137261394 gene encoding ankyrin-1-like; protein product: MSLISSLHEAIKNGELDTVVDLIERGADINATYIRETAFTQALEAERFNIAVRIMGSRAFNPNAGNKFQRTPLFCAAKDGKYEIAVALLNKGADINSADIRGVTPLGATGWYDRHQVAQLLIDRGADINQQDSSGETPLFRACANVSVKVSKVLLENGADKNLQTYESNSCPQFTPLMAAIPSKYQLEVRRRKMTDMIGLMKMMLSHDCDVNMVNKHMMTALHVAVDRNELFGACVLADHGCDLEAKDKDGLTPLHLAIQPNRPQYEMALFLLLYGADANCKFKDSQSGKVILPLTLVMKTRPGNELVKKQRSRLLHALIPATDLSGRNVFEVIETMLENPPVLQADFDQLQDFNVNQPCSLQGHCRRRIRTCLGQHLLKKIDTLPVGWQVKKYVALDCDYRRHHPRKSCDIHICVLDDDIDRLKRLLCEGCDVNSPLADKIPLTLAAQTGNVDALNVLLEYGADPTMLDRGGQSALHAAAINGSDNVVKVLLKTKCDINALNAAGNTAVQEAANMGHFETVMMLLYNGANSSIVGPCGIPCIHLAAGSGHLKAVESILKVSEDIRLVDKFGNTPLHIAASRGIIYLKNNIRLPALYKEEVLELLDAVKLPLTSGFPQYTRVDGVHHLEVIEMLLKSGVNRRALNANKKEASDLANEYFKEAAKLIAGV